Proteins co-encoded in one Malus sylvestris chromosome 9, drMalSylv7.2, whole genome shotgun sequence genomic window:
- the LOC126633718 gene encoding uncharacterized protein LOC126633718 isoform X2, which yields MTDSEEDEQDFVTRKPRGATQLQELVQGRSDGDRLEVGYNSKGQPCGLAGAKLASFIGVMARTTVPITIPTWKEVESSYKKKIWDMVQKAFIVHSNSRADVLKSAAKTWRTFKSSLTCEYILKFKDQPEVLKKPPEIYDFIRQPVWDEFVRSRLTEKHMKIHEEQSRRRAKHKYPHRLSRKGYARLEEQIKSAYGITADIDRSVLWKLGRVDKKGNYTNEMVKVRADKIDEVTKAVEDGTLRTSGSNDILTIALETPEYSGRVRGVGTGISHKLYFKTPRCKTQSSQQQMMQTHLEQQSLHIEELNKKFNLIASLLTPDQLSKMQELVQSNVVQSNHISEKASCTAKKEKNETSTEKVKQGDLVEIMSKKRAKHDDVPEIMSKKRVKQKVKQKDMQEISDLNIMEKTNKIANSNEKESDIKKYFKVKQSDQQNIYDVNINNETNKIANSMEKISDIKKVQQCKLAIDTASNIVAYGSVIPLDGPIHGVPLGPMNLRVSIDVAIKEDALLPIPSCEAVNIKQAIGSHVAWPRHLVVTNDEDVTVPIIMESDLFGNEHTTFIGGDDIIQFCSMAEISTVCISIYIRQLWSTLKKNNLDGLFGFVDPGRISQKAGRKEQRSNALALRLQNCKKGQLIFAPFHWLLAIIDPYEELVYYMDSLNWIQIDPGMKDIVELALKMFKAQKGIKGRKNINWKVVKCPLQEGTVECGYYVMKYMKEIINDPNCSIITKFKEKATYTQHEIDALRIEWAEYVDDFIPIDETLD from the exons ATGACAGATtcagaagaagatgaacaagatTTTGTAACAAGGAAACCAAGAGGTGCAACTCAATTGCAAGAGTTGGTGCAAGGTAGAAGTGATGGGGATCGGTTGGAGGTTGGATATAACAGTAAAGGACAACCGTGTGGACTTGCAGGAGCAAAACTAGCTAGTTTTATTGGTGTTATGGCGCGTACCACAGTTCCAATTACAATTCCAACTTGGAAAGAAGTAGAGTCatcttataaaaaaaagatttggGACATGGTCCAG AAAGCCTTTATAGTACATTCAAACAGCAGAGCGGATGTTTTGAAGAGTGCTGCAAAGACATGGCGAACGTTCAAGAGTAGTCTAACATGTGAGTACATATTAAAGTTCAAAGATCAACCTGAAGTCTTAAAGAAACCACCAGAAATCTATGATTTCATTCGTCAGCCGGTATGGGATGAATTTGTGAGGTCGAGATTGACAGAGAAGCATATG AAAATCCATGAAGAACAATCGAGGAGGCGAGCTAAGCATAAGTACCCTCATCGACTTTCTAGAAAAGGCTATGCAAGATTGGAAGAACAAATA AAATCAGCTTATGGAATCACTGCTGACATTGACCGATCAGTGCTTTGGAAGCTTGGGCGTGTTGATAAAAAGGGAAACTATACGAATGAGATGGTGAAAGTACGCGCTGATAAAATA GATGAAGTAACTAAGGCCGTTGAAGATGGGACTTTGCGAACGTCTGGTAGTAATGACATATTGACAATTGCTTTGGAAACACCTGAATATTCGGGTCGTGTAAGAGGTGTTGGAACTGGCATCAGTCATAAATTGTACTTCAAGACTCCAAGATGCAAAACTCAATCGAGTCAACAACAAATGATGCAAACACATTTGGAGCAGCAAAGTTTACACATTGAGGAGTTAAATAAGAAGTTCAATTTGATTGCTTCTTTGTTAACTCCAGATCAGTTGAGCAAGATGCAAGAGTTAGTCCAATCTAATGTGGTACAGTCCAATCATATTTCTGAGAAAGCTAGTTGCAcagcaaagaaagaaaaaaatgaaacatcTACTGAGAAAGTGAAACAGGGTGATCTGGTGGAAATCATGTCTAAGAAGAGAGCGAAACATGACGATGTGCCGGAAATCATGTCTAAGAAGAGAGTGAAACAAAAG GTCAAGCAAAAGGATATGCAGGAAATATCTGATTTGAACATCATGGAAAAGACGAACAAAATTGCAAATTCAAACGAAAAAGAAAGTGATATCAAGAAGTATTTCAAG gTAAAGCAAAGTGACCAACAGAACATATATGATGTGAACATCAATAATGAGACAAACAAAATTGCAAATTCCATGGAAAAAATATCTGATATCAAGAAG gtaCAACAGTGCAAGCTCGCTATAGACACTGCTAGTAACATTGTTGCATATGGATCAGTCATTCCATTAGACGGGCCAATACATGGAGTTCCACTTGGGCCTATGAATCTACGTGTTTCTATTGATGTAGCAATTAAAGAAGATGCTCTTCTTCCAATACCTAGTTGTGAAGCTGTGAATATCAAACAAGCAATTGGGAGTCACGTAGCTTGGCCACGGCATCTTGTTGTGACAAATGATGAG GATGTTACAGTGCCTATCATCATGGAATCTGATCTATTTGGAAATGAGCACACAACATTTATTGGTGGAGATGACATCATTCAATTTTGTTCTATGGCTGAAATATCGACTGTTTGCATTTCAATTTACATCAG GCAACTTTGGTCAACGTTGAAGAAGAACAATCTTGATGGATTGTTTGGATTTGTAGATCCTGGCAGAATCTCTCAAAAGGCTGGCAGAAAGGAACAAAGATCAAATGCACTGGCTCTTAGATTACAGAACTGCAAAAAAGGACAATTAATTTTTGCTCC gtttcatTGGTTGTTGGCTATTATTGACCCCTATGAGGAATTAGTGTATTATATGGACTCGCTTAATTGGATACAGATAGATCCTGGAATGAAGGACATTGTTGAACT AGCACTGAAGATGTTTAAAGCTCAAAAGGGAATAAAGGGTCGAAAAAACATCAATTGGAAAGTAGTAAAG TGCCCTTTGCAAGAAGGAACTGTAGAATGTGGATATTATGTgatgaaatacatgaaggaaatcATTAATGATCCAAACTGCTCAATTATTACCAAG TTCAAAGAAAAAGCTACATACACTCAACATGAAATTGATGCGTTAAGAATAGAGTGGGCTGAGTATGTTGATGACTTCATCCCAATAGATGAAACACTAGATTAG
- the LOC126633718 gene encoding uncharacterized protein LOC126633718 isoform X1, translated as MTDSEEDEQDFVTRKPRGATQLQELVQGRSDGDRLEVGYNSKGQPCGLAGAKLASFIGVMARTTVPITIPTWKEVESSYKKKIWDMVQKAFIVHSNSRADVLKSAAKTWRTFKSSLTCEYILKFKDQPEVLKKPPEIYDFIRQPVWDEFVRSRLTEKHMKIHEEQSRRRAKHKYPHRLSRKGYARLEEQIKSAYGITADIDRSVLWKLGRVDKKGNYTNEMVKVRADKIDEVTKAVEDGTLRTSGSNDILTIALETPEYSGRVRGVGTGISHKLYFKTPRCKTQSSQQQMMQTHLEQQSLHIEELNKKFNLIASLLTPDQLSKMQELVQSNVVQSNHISEKASCTAKKEKNETSTEKVKQGDLVEIMSKKRAKHDDVPEIMSKKRVKQKVKQKDMQEISDLNIMEKTNKIANSNEKESDIKKYFKVKQSDQQNIYDVNINNETNKIANSMEKISDIKKVQQCKLAIDTASNIVAYGSVIPLDGPIHGVPLGPMNLRVSIDVAIKEDALLPIPSCEAVNIKQAIGSHVAWPRHLVVTNDESRTNPPLRQRSQKQPLALRSLMLIAQNMHKDVTVPIIMESDLFGNEHTTFIGGDDIIQFCSMAEISTVCISIYIRQLWSTLKKNNLDGLFGFVDPGRISQKAGRKEQRSNALALRLQNCKKGQLIFAPFHWLLAIIDPYEELVYYMDSLNWIQIDPGMKDIVELALKMFKAQKGIKGRKNINWKVVKCPLQEGTVECGYYVMKYMKEIINDPNCSIITKFKEKATYTQHEIDALRIEWAEYVDDFIPIDETLD; from the exons ATGACAGATtcagaagaagatgaacaagatTTTGTAACAAGGAAACCAAGAGGTGCAACTCAATTGCAAGAGTTGGTGCAAGGTAGAAGTGATGGGGATCGGTTGGAGGTTGGATATAACAGTAAAGGACAACCGTGTGGACTTGCAGGAGCAAAACTAGCTAGTTTTATTGGTGTTATGGCGCGTACCACAGTTCCAATTACAATTCCAACTTGGAAAGAAGTAGAGTCatcttataaaaaaaagatttggGACATGGTCCAG AAAGCCTTTATAGTACATTCAAACAGCAGAGCGGATGTTTTGAAGAGTGCTGCAAAGACATGGCGAACGTTCAAGAGTAGTCTAACATGTGAGTACATATTAAAGTTCAAAGATCAACCTGAAGTCTTAAAGAAACCACCAGAAATCTATGATTTCATTCGTCAGCCGGTATGGGATGAATTTGTGAGGTCGAGATTGACAGAGAAGCATATG AAAATCCATGAAGAACAATCGAGGAGGCGAGCTAAGCATAAGTACCCTCATCGACTTTCTAGAAAAGGCTATGCAAGATTGGAAGAACAAATA AAATCAGCTTATGGAATCACTGCTGACATTGACCGATCAGTGCTTTGGAAGCTTGGGCGTGTTGATAAAAAGGGAAACTATACGAATGAGATGGTGAAAGTACGCGCTGATAAAATA GATGAAGTAACTAAGGCCGTTGAAGATGGGACTTTGCGAACGTCTGGTAGTAATGACATATTGACAATTGCTTTGGAAACACCTGAATATTCGGGTCGTGTAAGAGGTGTTGGAACTGGCATCAGTCATAAATTGTACTTCAAGACTCCAAGATGCAAAACTCAATCGAGTCAACAACAAATGATGCAAACACATTTGGAGCAGCAAAGTTTACACATTGAGGAGTTAAATAAGAAGTTCAATTTGATTGCTTCTTTGTTAACTCCAGATCAGTTGAGCAAGATGCAAGAGTTAGTCCAATCTAATGTGGTACAGTCCAATCATATTTCTGAGAAAGCTAGTTGCAcagcaaagaaagaaaaaaatgaaacatcTACTGAGAAAGTGAAACAGGGTGATCTGGTGGAAATCATGTCTAAGAAGAGAGCGAAACATGACGATGTGCCGGAAATCATGTCTAAGAAGAGAGTGAAACAAAAG GTCAAGCAAAAGGATATGCAGGAAATATCTGATTTGAACATCATGGAAAAGACGAACAAAATTGCAAATTCAAACGAAAAAGAAAGTGATATCAAGAAGTATTTCAAG gTAAAGCAAAGTGACCAACAGAACATATATGATGTGAACATCAATAATGAGACAAACAAAATTGCAAATTCCATGGAAAAAATATCTGATATCAAGAAG gtaCAACAGTGCAAGCTCGCTATAGACACTGCTAGTAACATTGTTGCATATGGATCAGTCATTCCATTAGACGGGCCAATACATGGAGTTCCACTTGGGCCTATGAATCTACGTGTTTCTATTGATGTAGCAATTAAAGAAGATGCTCTTCTTCCAATACCTAGTTGTGAAGCTGTGAATATCAAACAAGCAATTGGGAGTCACGTAGCTTGGCCACGGCATCTTGTTGTGACAAATGATGAG TCGAGAACGAATCCTCCCCTCAGACAAAGATCCCAAAAACAACCTTTGGCTTTACGTTCACTTATGCTCATAGCTCAAAACATGCATAAGGATGTTACAGTGCCTATCATCATGGAATCTGATCTATTTGGAAATGAGCACACAACATTTATTGGTGGAGATGACATCATTCAATTTTGTTCTATGGCTGAAATATCGACTGTTTGCATTTCAATTTACATCAG GCAACTTTGGTCAACGTTGAAGAAGAACAATCTTGATGGATTGTTTGGATTTGTAGATCCTGGCAGAATCTCTCAAAAGGCTGGCAGAAAGGAACAAAGATCAAATGCACTGGCTCTTAGATTACAGAACTGCAAAAAAGGACAATTAATTTTTGCTCC gtttcatTGGTTGTTGGCTATTATTGACCCCTATGAGGAATTAGTGTATTATATGGACTCGCTTAATTGGATACAGATAGATCCTGGAATGAAGGACATTGTTGAACT AGCACTGAAGATGTTTAAAGCTCAAAAGGGAATAAAGGGTCGAAAAAACATCAATTGGAAAGTAGTAAAG TGCCCTTTGCAAGAAGGAACTGTAGAATGTGGATATTATGTgatgaaatacatgaaggaaatcATTAATGATCCAAACTGCTCAATTATTACCAAG TTCAAAGAAAAAGCTACATACACTCAACATGAAATTGATGCGTTAAGAATAGAGTGGGCTGAGTATGTTGATGACTTCATCCCAATAGATGAAACACTAGATTAG